The following proteins are co-located in the Paenibacillus sp. FSL H8-0079 genome:
- a CDS encoding anti-sigma factor: MRARVLGNVLGHVQESAEAKPAAPAEPEAPVVLQEDLAPQHERAAQPGPGLPPVTAVPAARVEEAAQAQPWQPQGRARARSSRAWRVASAGLAVAALVLGVYTAQLQSQIDSLTQQAAGSSATQEQLVQAQAQNAQLQEQLASALEPAQGMQTGEAVKLNPATQDIVAQGLATIVIDSKGTHLVVQAENLPNLEGNEAFQVWLIKGDTPQNAGTFLSRDGTGAVYYTLDSANDYDTVAITLEPDAMGDEPRGTMILAAKIKG, from the coding sequence ATGCGAGCACGTGTGCTGGGCAACGTGCTCGGACATGTGCAGGAGAGCGCCGAGGCGAAGCCGGCGGCTCCTGCAGAGCCTGAAGCACCCGTGGTGCTTCAGGAGGACCTTGCGCCGCAGCACGAACGTGCGGCGCAGCCCGGGCCAGGCTTGCCGCCGGTAACGGCGGTGCCTGCGGCCCGGGTGGAAGAGGCTGCCCAGGCACAGCCATGGCAGCCACAAGGGCGCGCGCGTGCGCGCAGCAGCCGCGCGTGGCGCGTGGCTAGCGCCGGCCTTGCGGTAGCGGCACTGGTGCTGGGCGTGTACACGGCGCAGCTGCAGAGCCAGATCGACTCGCTGACGCAGCAAGCGGCGGGCTCGTCGGCTACGCAAGAGCAACTGGTGCAGGCACAGGCGCAGAATGCGCAGCTGCAAGAGCAGCTGGCCTCAGCTCTGGAGCCTGCACAGGGCATGCAGACTGGCGAGGCAGTGAAGCTTAATCCTGCAACGCAGGATATTGTAGCTCAGGGTCTCGCAACCATCGTTATTGACAGCAAGGGCACTCACTTGGTTGTGCAGGCTGAGAACTTGCCGAACCTGGAAGGCAACGAGGCATTTCAGGTTTGGTTGATCAAGGGAGATACCCCTCAGAATGCGGGTACTTTCCTTAGTCGTGACGGTACGGGAGCGGTTTACTATACATTGGATTCGGCGAACGACTATGATACGGTTGCGATCACGCTTGAACCGGATGCCATGGGAGATGAGCCGCGCGGTACGATGATTTTGGCTGCCAAGATCAAAGGATAA
- a CDS encoding sporulation protein YjcZ, producing MMHGYQQGCGVSYGHGGSSWGSMGTILVLFILLVIISKTMFI from the coding sequence ATGATGCACGGTTATCAACAGGGCTGTGGAGTATCCTATGGTCATGGTGGCTCAAGCTGGGGTTCCATGGGTACGATCCTTGTACTGTTCATCCTGCTGGTCATTATCTCCAAAACCATGTTTATCTAA
- a CDS encoding HD domain-containing phosphohydrolase, with product MEVYRSFIFRLLRNYLIGSLAAVFVVGTMVMVSTLQIPNIQFVRLIFIVLISLLFMLVAELITLWAQLGPIRQFFTSEHHEKDELNRMYESVHRFPGQTIYRIMGPHMLGFSLPAAGLTIWMISTGWLEFPYGYVVVAAACAILIAVMHALIEYYLTVRAVRPLLLEIRHRGKVQYGMEPSLGGRVLVSIQRKFQLSTALIGLFPLFLFFLATYIRLQYMDSEFAKEYILWGVLIVILGAGFALVGSWLLIRDVRDPVAELTHEMNRIQEGDLGRRAPDLYADEFSALISGFNMMINRLEMRQERNRQLLQSYFSTLAAALDARDKYTAGHSMRVAEYSLMIGKLSGMDEEQADLLYKSALLHDIGKIGIPDEVLLKDGKLSDEEFAIIRTHPVQGESILLQIEPIDAMADFLPGVRSHHERYDGKGYPDGMAGDEIPLFGRIIAVADAFDAMTSDRPYRNGMSHEKALTILEEGKGTQWDPYFAGLFIDEWRRQQHMQKPSK from the coding sequence TTGGAAGTATACCGTTCATTTATTTTTCGTCTGCTACGCAATTATCTGATCGGTTCACTGGCAGCTGTTTTTGTTGTCGGTACAATGGTTATGGTATCTACCTTGCAAATACCGAATATTCAATTTGTTCGTCTCATCTTCATTGTGTTGATATCACTCTTGTTCATGCTTGTTGCAGAATTAATTACGCTGTGGGCGCAGCTTGGACCCATAAGGCAATTTTTCACTTCCGAGCATCATGAGAAAGATGAACTGAATCGCATGTATGAGAGTGTTCATCGATTCCCCGGACAGACTATATATCGTATTATGGGTCCGCACATGCTTGGTTTTTCACTTCCAGCAGCGGGATTAACAATATGGATGATATCCACGGGCTGGCTTGAGTTCCCTTACGGGTATGTTGTGGTGGCAGCTGCGTGTGCAATTCTGATTGCCGTCATGCATGCGCTAATTGAGTATTACCTGACGGTACGGGCAGTTAGACCCTTGCTGCTGGAGATTCGTCATCGAGGCAAAGTCCAGTATGGGATGGAGCCTTCACTCGGAGGGCGTGTCCTGGTATCCATTCAACGTAAATTTCAGCTAAGTACAGCACTGATCGGCTTATTTCCTTTGTTTTTGTTTTTCCTGGCTACATATATCCGGCTTCAATATATGGATAGTGAGTTTGCAAAAGAGTATATCCTGTGGGGAGTGCTTATCGTCATTCTGGGTGCCGGATTTGCACTGGTTGGCAGTTGGCTCTTGATCCGGGATGTTCGTGATCCGGTTGCTGAACTGACGCACGAGATGAACCGTATTCAGGAGGGTGACCTTGGCAGAAGAGCTCCGGATCTGTATGCGGATGAGTTTTCGGCGTTGATCTCCGGCTTCAATATGATGATTAATCGGCTTGAGATGAGACAGGAACGTAATCGGCAGCTGCTGCAAAGTTATTTTTCTACACTGGCGGCTGCATTGGACGCCCGAGATAAATATACGGCAGGGCATTCCATGCGTGTGGCAGAGTATTCGCTGATGATCGGCAAGCTGAGCGGAATGGATGAGGAACAGGCGGATTTATTGTACAAATCAGCCTTACTCCATGATATCGGGAAAATCGGCATACCTGATGAGGTGCTGCTGAAGGATGGAAAACTAAGCGATGAAGAATTCGCAATTATTCGGACACATCCCGTGCAGGGAGAGAGCATTCTGCTCCAGATAGAACCCATTGATGCCATGGCTGACTTTTTGCCTGGTGTACGATCCCATCATGAAAGATATGATGGCAAAGGGTATCCGGATGGAATGGCAGGTGATGAAATTCCACTATTTGGCCGCATCATTGCGGTAGCGGATGCTTTTGATGCCATGACGTCTGATCGACCGTATCGGAATGGGATGAGTCACGAGAAAGCGCTAACGATTTTGGAAGAAGGAAAAGGGACCCAATGGGACCCCTATTTTGCAGGTTTGTTTATTGATGAATGGAGAAGACAACAGCATATGCAGAAACCGTCGAAGTGA
- a CDS encoding PsbP-related protein yields the protein MKKLITILALAALLSACGNSETNTTADTQTSEATTATETVSTEAKAAKYTTYSGEGFSFAYPESWKSVDTSQMNVPAIKAAFSDQSSSATFADNVNLTIEASPSGSINPEEYANNVVDYYTQNGSSIGISDYKKTSYTNKPYKEYSAGVLEGSYKHSSGTDVVLMQYLIPTNTELYSMTLTYAKDTYNQDEIKDILDSLTITAPLEQTAPTATTVNSSVTASAADFFNELTPYITEDTAFMEQASYDFFGKHNDVFPAITAELSKKVQGLVDSNVTTRHLNKNVTNYYNTFVQVNGEVISVEEDSSLGATFSVVHVMDENGNDIIALYPATTGDLLDGDYATVIGAPITNFSFENVGGGYTNATLIGASLVIAD from the coding sequence ATGAAGAAACTTATTACGATTCTGGCACTAGCCGCATTGCTTAGCGCTTGTGGTAATTCAGAAACAAACACAACAGCCGATACTCAAACTTCAGAAGCAACCACAGCGACTGAAACTGTTTCAACGGAAGCTAAAGCTGCGAAATACACTACATATAGTGGAGAAGGATTTTCTTTTGCATATCCTGAATCCTGGAAAAGCGTAGATACAAGTCAAATGAATGTTCCAGCAATTAAGGCTGCTTTTTCGGACCAATCTTCATCTGCCACATTCGCAGATAACGTTAACTTGACGATTGAGGCTAGCCCATCCGGTTCAATCAACCCTGAAGAATACGCCAATAATGTGGTTGATTATTACACACAAAACGGTTCAAGTATCGGTATTTCCGATTATAAAAAAACCAGCTACACGAACAAGCCTTATAAAGAATATAGCGCTGGTGTATTGGAAGGATCCTATAAGCATTCCTCGGGTACAGATGTTGTCCTTATGCAGTATCTGATTCCGACCAATACAGAACTCTATAGCATGACGTTAACCTACGCCAAGGATACTTATAATCAGGATGAGATCAAAGATATCCTTGATTCCCTGACCATTACTGCTCCTCTGGAGCAAACAGCACCAACTGCAACGACTGTTAATTCATCTGTTACGGCATCAGCTGCCGATTTCTTTAATGAGTTAACTCCGTACATTACAGAAGATACGGCCTTTATGGAGCAGGCATCTTACGATTTCTTTGGTAAACATAACGATGTATTCCCGGCCATTACGGCAGAACTAAGCAAAAAGGTACAGGGTCTCGTTGACTCCAATGTAACGACCCGTCATCTGAATAAAAATGTGACCAACTATTACAATACTTTCGTACAAGTTAACGGGGAAGTCATTTCCGTTGAAGAAGATAGCTCTCTCGGAGCAACTTTCTCTGTCGTTCATGTCATGGATGAGAACGGAAACGATATTATAGCGTTGTACCCTGCAACGACTGGAGATCTGCTTGACGGCGATTACGCTACTGTGATCGGTGCGCCAATTACCAACTTCTCTTTTGAAAATGTTGGTGGTGGTTATACCAACGCAACGTTGATTGGTGCCTCATTGGTAATTGCAGATTAA
- a CDS encoding sigma-70 family RNA polymerase sigma factor, with protein MTESMEDSRLMRQIAERDASALELLYDRYERAVYSFAYRIVGDPMTAEETVQELFLRVWNNAERYDASQGKLTTWMFAITRNIAVDMLRRKSKGAAATSVEHETLAAYADEDTNTEEEVQRKWEGTRIKEALSQLNGDQQQVIESIYYAGLTQQEVSSRFGIPLGTVKSRVRLAMRQLQKLLADAELHPDAGREGIHP; from the coding sequence ATGACTGAATCGATGGAGGACAGCAGGTTAATGCGGCAGATTGCGGAACGCGATGCTTCCGCACTGGAGCTTTTATATGACCGTTATGAGCGAGCGGTATACTCTTTTGCCTACCGGATCGTTGGTGATCCCATGACAGCAGAGGAGACCGTTCAGGAACTTTTCCTGCGGGTCTGGAATAATGCTGAACGATATGATGCCTCACAGGGGAAGCTGACCACATGGATGTTTGCGATTACGCGTAACATTGCAGTGGACATGCTGAGGCGGAAATCAAAAGGGGCAGCGGCTACTTCAGTTGAACACGAGACACTGGCGGCCTATGCCGATGAAGATACGAATACGGAAGAAGAAGTACAACGTAAATGGGAAGGCACTCGGATTAAAGAGGCGTTGTCCCAGTTGAACGGTGATCAGCAACAAGTTATCGAATCGATTTATTATGCGGGATTAACCCAGCAGGAAGTATCCAGCCGATTCGGGATTCCGCTGGGTACAGTAAAGAGTCGTGTCAGGCTTGCCATGCGGCAGCTCCAAAAGTTGCTGGCCGATGCTGAATTGCATCCGGACGCGGGAAGGGAGGGCATACATCCATGA
- a CDS encoding MFS transporter, translating to MNLSIATWEGVPAIILQTLLGGPFLTGFLLYLGAGSRHIGFVLAITTFVNIAQIGAAYWMQRIRSRKRMLLLFVGTHRILWSATGLIPFIFAKEWWVSVYIGVYTVAFISNTIGGMIWTSLIGDIVPAKVRGRYFGIRNTILNALGSVCLFAGGIVLDRYPGEMGFLILFIPVWICAIANTVIYFFYPDVPFERSTEKVFWRMFIKPFQDRSFLKATLFLASWLLIQTLIVPLYSYVMLDLLNINYQTVSLITVVQTLVMMVGFYVWGNLNARFSNKTLLFWTLPVIALSCLSWGLMSFMPVLIALFLSHIFLGIGVGGFNQLAFNFTIGDTPKSERPMFVAVYSALTGVTSFAGPLMGGWLYEKMETWSDALAWISAYGFQVGVGVVMLILTFTLGRRVLLK from the coding sequence ATGAATTTATCGATTGCAACATGGGAGGGTGTACCGGCAATTATTTTACAGACATTGCTGGGAGGCCCGTTTTTAACCGGGTTTCTGCTGTATCTTGGGGCCGGGTCGAGACATATCGGCTTTGTGCTCGCGATTACCACGTTCGTGAATATTGCCCAGATCGGAGCGGCTTACTGGATGCAGCGTATTCGCAGCCGAAAACGCATGCTGCTGCTGTTTGTGGGCACACATCGTATCTTATGGAGTGCGACGGGACTGATCCCGTTTATATTTGCCAAAGAGTGGTGGGTAAGCGTATATATTGGCGTGTATACGGTTGCTTTTATATCGAATACCATTGGCGGCATGATCTGGACTTCACTCATTGGCGACATCGTACCTGCCAAGGTGAGAGGGCGTTATTTCGGAATTCGAAATACGATTCTGAATGCACTTGGAAGCGTATGCTTATTCGCAGGCGGTATTGTTTTGGACCGTTACCCCGGAGAAATGGGTTTTTTGATCCTGTTTATTCCGGTTTGGATCTGTGCCATTGCCAATACAGTCATCTATTTCTTCTATCCCGATGTACCCTTTGAACGTTCTACCGAAAAGGTTTTCTGGCGGATGTTTATCAAGCCGTTCCAGGATCGTTCTTTCCTGAAAGCAACGCTGTTCCTGGCTTCCTGGTTATTGATCCAGACCTTGATTGTTCCGCTTTATTCCTATGTGATGTTGGATCTATTGAACATCAATTATCAGACCGTATCCCTGATCACGGTAGTCCAGACACTGGTTATGATGGTCGGTTTCTATGTCTGGGGCAATCTGAACGCCAGATTCAGCAACAAAACCTTGTTATTTTGGACATTGCCTGTTATTGCACTATCCTGTCTGTCGTGGGGGTTAATGTCGTTCATGCCCGTATTGATCGCGCTCTTTCTATCTCATATCTTCCTTGGGATCGGTGTAGGTGGATTCAATCAGCTGGCATTTAACTTTACGATCGGAGATACACCCAAAAGTGAAAGACCGATGTTTGTTGCCGTGTATTCGGCGCTGACCGGAGTAACCTCTTTTGCTGGGCCTCTGATGGGTGGCTGGTTGTATGAAAAGATGGAAACCTGGTCCGATGCACTGGCCTGGATCTCTGCCTACGGATTTCAGGTGGGCGTTGGTGTCGTGATGCTGATTCTTACATTTACCCTTGGACGTCGTGTGCTGTTAAAATAG
- a CDS encoding YjcZ family sporulation protein, which translates to MSKVVEGAGYGGWTSTGAILVLFILLVIITKSFWV; encoded by the coding sequence ATGAGCAAAGTAGTTGAAGGCGCAGGATACGGCGGCTGGACATCGACTGGAGCAATCCTGGTTCTGTTCATTCTTCTCGTAATCATCACTAAATCTTTCTGGGTATAA
- a CDS encoding phosphatase PAP2 family protein: MQLLKSKSYWLSLSLMLSLAVMGLFYDILNSPERGFVVLDSSLDRIIPYVPAMSIPYLGWYPFVFGVLAYLCAKDRLTYYRVLLSMNICVWICYLIYFNFQTMVPRPELTGTGLGASVLGWLYSQDRPFNCFPSIHSLHSYLVMRAVLSVPSIRKPIKILVVAGAATIIVSTLMIKQHVIYDALGAVILGECVLTIITGLALYRRRRKESKWTEGIS, from the coding sequence GTGCAATTGTTAAAAAGCAAATCCTATTGGCTGTCACTAAGTTTAATGCTGTCTTTGGCCGTCATGGGGCTGTTCTATGATATTCTTAATAGTCCGGAACGTGGGTTCGTAGTGCTTGATTCCTCGCTTGACCGAATCATTCCCTATGTACCTGCCATGTCCATTCCATATTTGGGCTGGTACCCATTTGTATTCGGTGTGCTCGCTTACCTGTGTGCCAAGGATCGCCTGACGTATTACCGCGTCTTGTTATCCATGAATATCTGCGTCTGGATCTGTTATCTGATCTACTTCAACTTTCAGACCATGGTACCGCGCCCGGAACTAACAGGTACAGGCCTTGGAGCATCTGTTCTCGGATGGCTCTATAGCCAGGATCGCCCTTTTAATTGTTTTCCAAGTATTCATTCTCTTCACTCTTATCTCGTTATGCGTGCCGTTCTCTCGGTTCCAAGCATCCGTAAACCCATCAAGATTTTGGTGGTCGCCGGGGCAGCAACCATTATAGTATCCACGCTAATGATCAAACAACATGTGATCTACGATGCTCTGGGCGCAGTCATACTCGGCGAATGCGTTCTCACCATCATAACAGGCCTCGCTCTATACCGTAGACGCAGAAAAGAATCGAAGTGGACAGAGGGGATCAGCTGA
- a CDS encoding ATP-binding protein, with translation MQFSKMFVLNMGMLITIAYLASVFYKYIVIRISSRMKQISSVFVLVFAGWISTVFGFQLTDEVVFDLRYVPLIVAVLTYRQPYSVIIVGVGIGLSRLTFGITDATVAAVINMSLLGLICAGLNIWMRRSNFRLISKGILVILIVNVSNSIGIAIFGVIPATYFFSHIMPYTLPTGIALSLMFAFILRDFQNEQNRILLIQSTNRLLSVQKEELQKAQIVLEDRAKQLMIASQYKSEFLANMSHELRTPLNSVINFAQMISENADTMDQEEIVRFSTMIDHSGQELLTLINDILDLSKVEAGRLDIVLEDISVAQLTEDAMNHFQLVAEKKGIQLHMNKKPGLPETLWSDPQRVQQILRNLMSNAIKFTHRGRVTLTVNTKQIKNAGIQNRWLVFSVQDTGIGISEDKHHSIFEAFQQADGSISRKFGGTGLGLSISRDLARLLGGSIELESVEGKGSTFHLYLPLNREKMS, from the coding sequence ATGCAATTTTCAAAAATGTTCGTATTGAATATGGGGATGCTTATAACGATTGCCTATCTTGCTAGTGTGTTCTATAAATATATCGTAATACGTATCTCTTCCCGAATGAAGCAGATCAGTTCCGTATTTGTCCTTGTATTTGCGGGTTGGATCAGTACGGTTTTTGGCTTTCAACTCACCGATGAAGTGGTCTTTGATCTTCGTTATGTCCCTTTAATTGTAGCTGTTCTAACGTATAGACAACCCTATAGTGTGATCATCGTGGGTGTCGGGATTGGACTGTCGAGGCTGACTTTTGGCATCACGGATGCTACCGTAGCAGCGGTGATTAATATGTCTCTTCTTGGCCTGATATGTGCGGGTTTGAATATATGGATGAGACGCAGCAACTTTAGATTAATCAGTAAAGGCATATTAGTGATACTCATCGTCAACGTATCTAATAGTATAGGGATAGCTATTTTTGGGGTAATCCCGGCTACATATTTTTTCTCGCATATTATGCCATATACGCTTCCTACAGGTATTGCGCTCAGTTTGATGTTTGCTTTCATTTTACGTGATTTTCAGAATGAACAAAATCGAATTTTGCTTATCCAGAGTACGAATCGTCTATTGTCTGTGCAAAAGGAAGAATTGCAGAAAGCCCAGATTGTACTGGAGGATCGAGCGAAGCAATTAATGATTGCCTCACAGTACAAATCCGAATTTCTGGCGAATATGTCACATGAGCTGCGTACACCACTGAACAGTGTCATTAACTTCGCCCAGATGATCAGCGAGAACGCGGATACGATGGATCAGGAAGAGATTGTACGTTTTTCCACCATGATTGATCACTCCGGACAGGAACTGCTCACGCTCATTAACGATATTCTGGATCTGTCCAAAGTGGAAGCGGGACGGCTGGATATTGTACTGGAAGATATCAGTGTGGCACAACTTACAGAAGATGCAATGAATCACTTTCAGCTGGTTGCCGAGAAAAAAGGTATTCAATTGCATATGAATAAGAAACCGGGACTGCCCGAGACACTCTGGTCTGATCCTCAGCGGGTTCAACAGATTTTGCGGAATCTGATGTCGAATGCCATCAAGTTCACTCACCGGGGGAGGGTTACGCTGACCGTAAACACCAAGCAGATTAAGAATGCAGGTATTCAGAATCGATGGCTCGTTTTCTCTGTTCAGGACACAGGCATTGGTATTTCTGAGGACAAGCATCATTCCATATTTGAAGCATTTCAACAGGCAGATGGATCGATTAGCCGCAAGTTTGGCGGAACCGGACTCGGTCTTTCGATCAGTCGGGATCTGGCCAGATTACTGGGAGGATCGATTGAACTTGAGAGCGTTGAAGGCAAGGGAAGCACCTTCCATCTCTATCTTCCGTTGAACCGTGAAAAAATGAGTTGA
- a CDS encoding helix-turn-helix transcriptional regulator, with protein sequence MKIGLFEQPLQTNLTVVQLSRYETNHRKPDPDALGRLVSVLGTTADYLIGLTKKPFPDVTPDPDEHFYSYLQHPVHGAFFRKYLHAPDQLKDETRQFFKFISEQSRATKLDYPRQNDDLRKNPNRWEAH encoded by the coding sequence ATCAAAATTGGGCTTTTTGAACAACCTCTACAAACCAATCTTACAGTAGTCCAATTGTCCCGGTATGAAACCAACCACAGGAAACCCGATCCAGATGCTTTAGGTCGCCTGGTGAGTGTTTTGGGAACAACCGCTGATTACCTTATTGGACTTACCAAAAAACCTTTTCCCGATGTCACCCCAGATCCGGATGAACATTTTTATTCTTACCTGCAGCATCCTGTACATGGAGCCTTCTTCCGAAAATATCTTCATGCCCCGGATCAGCTCAAGGATGAAACCAGGCAGTTCTTTAAGTTTATTAGCGAGCAATCACGGGCAACTAAACTGGATTATCCCAGACAAAATGATGACCTTAGAAAAAATCCCAACCGATGGGAAGCACATTAG